One Blattabacterium cuenoti DNA window includes the following coding sequences:
- a CDS encoding cytochrome oxidase — protein MISFLKKYFSYEKDIGIFQSIILVLFFMTFFFILFFVFSRPKKYYEEISELPLEVEGEKRKKKQECL, from the coding sequence ATGATAAGTTTTTTAAAAAAATATTTTTCTTACGAAAAAGATATTGGAATTTTTCAATCTATTATATTAGTTCTATTTTTTATGACTTTTTTTTTCATTCTATTTTTTGTTTTTTCAAGACCTAAAAAATATTATGAAGAAATCAGTGAACTTCCTTTAGAAGTAGAGGGAGAAAAAAGGAAAAAAAAACAAGAATGTTTATGA
- a CDS encoding cbb3-type cytochrome c oxidase N-terminal domain-containing protein, translated as MRSKIPSFIIIPSILSVIMFMYYVIFDNNYIGHPVTISFFITITILLLILDSIEYLIFSRRIKFLTEKEKRKILEENEGNYFFRFYKFIFHDPKKINRGIKKIDHGFDGILELDNKLPMWWLHLFYLTIVFSLIYFISYFFTDFSDPYKEYEMAYKKQLKEIEIYEKKIPQVTIENASFEEKLIDNGKVLFEENCSTCHQSDGSGNIGPNLTDDYWINIVEKDLFKNIFSIIWNGSKNNPTMRAFGQSGEIKGNDIQKISSYVYFINTKLKKPMKSKEPQGKKIMNWNLFIK; from the coding sequence ATGAGATCAAAAATTCCTTCTTTTATTATTATTCCTTCTATTTTATCTGTTATAATGTTTATGTACTATGTTATTTTTGATAATAATTATATAGGCCATCCAGTCACTATATCCTTTTTTATAACTATAACAATTTTATTACTGATCTTAGATTCCATTGAGTATTTAATATTTAGTAGAAGAATAAAATTTTTAACAGAAAAAGAAAAACGTAAAATACTAGAAGAAAATGAAGGAAATTATTTTTTTAGGTTTTATAAATTTATATTTCATGATCCTAAAAAAATCAATAGAGGGATTAAAAAAATAGACCATGGATTTGATGGAATTTTAGAATTAGATAATAAATTGCCAATGTGGTGGTTACATCTTTTTTATCTAACAATTGTATTTTCCTTAATTTATTTTATTTCTTATTTTTTTACAGATTTTTCTGATCCATATAAAGAATACGAAATGGCTTATAAAAAACAATTAAAAGAAATAGAAATTTATGAGAAAAAAATCCCTCAGGTAACTATAGAAAATGCTTCTTTTGAAGAAAAATTAATTGATAATGGAAAAGTTCTTTTTGAAGAAAATTGTTCTACCTGTCATCAATCTGATGGAAGCGGAAATATAGGCCCTAATTTAACAGATGATTACTGGATAAATATTGTTGAAAAAGATTTATTTAAAAATATATTTTCTATAATATGGAATGGAAGTAAAAATAATCCTACTATGCGAGCTTTTGGACAATCAGGAGAAATTAAAGGAAATGATATTCAAAAGATCTCTAGTTATGTCTATTTTATCAATACTAAATTAAAAAAACCTATGAAATCTAAAGAACCTCAAGGAAAAAAAATAATGAATTGGAACTTATTTATTAAATAA
- a CDS encoding FixH family protein has translation MKIKFSWETGIVLSLFIFIIFIIYTAFFFPHVESQLVSDKYYEEEIKYQEIINAKKNASRLPQKIKISILSSGIQIVFPKILENGHGYFTLFRSSSKDLDVSRSFKIRKDSEKTLFIPKKFLKIGYYKLIIQWKSNGKKYFFEKNLFFNNKMKNEKKKK, from the coding sequence ATGAAAATAAAATTTTCTTGGGAAACAGGAATTGTATTGTCTTTGTTTATTTTTATAATTTTTATTATTTACACTGCATTTTTTTTTCCTCATGTAGAAAGTCAACTTGTATCAGATAAATATTATGAAGAAGAAATAAAATATCAAGAAATTATCAATGCAAAAAAAAATGCATCAAGACTTCCTCAAAAAATTAAAATATCTATTTTATCTTCTGGAATACAAATTGTATTTCCAAAAATTTTAGAAAATGGTCATGGTTATTTCACTCTATTTAGATCTTCATCTAAAGACTTAGATGTTTCTCGGTCTTTTAAAATAAGAAAAGACTCAGAGAAAACATTGTTTATCCCTAAAAAATTTCTAAAAATAGGATATTATAAACTTATAATTCAATGGAAATCAAATGGAAAGAAATATTTTTTTGAAAAAAATTTATTTTTTAATAATAAAATGAAAAATGAGAAAAAAAAAAAATAG
- a CDS encoding NADP-dependent malic enzyme: protein MRKKKNRRRFREESLDYHSQFPSGKIQISPTKKYSSQRDLSLAYSPGVAEPCKEIARSSNEVYKYTSKGNLVAVITNGTAVLGLGDIGALASKPVMEGKALLFKIFSGIDVFDIEIDESDPEKFIDAVKAISPTFGGINLEDIKAPEAFEIERRLKSELNIPVMHDDQHGTAIISGAALINSINYVGKNIHEIKMVVNGAGAAAISCTRTYKQLGVNPNNILMFDSKGLLHTSRKDLNEEKKEFAVNTYSIQKLEQAIQNADVFIGLSVGGVLTKKMLKSMAKDPIVFAMANPDPEIDYNLAVKIRPDVIIATGRSDYPNQVNNVLGFPYIFRGALDVHASIINDEMKLAAIHAIASLAKEPVPEQVNVVYNKKNIFFGKEYIIPKPFDNRLITRVAPAVAKAAMDSGVARNPILDWKIYKEKLLDRMGYESKILRMIQNRARTNPKKVVFCNGVEYEILKSVQILNEEGIVSHPIVLGNEHKIKRLINENNLDVELKIIDPEKEKNKKKIENYAKILWKRRNRKGLTLYDAKIRMRTPDHFGAMMVDQGEADAVITGYSRSFSLSLRPMLEVIGRAESVQKIAGMMILLTKRGPLFLADTAVITDPTSEELARIALMASYVVKAFNIEPHIAMLSFQNFSSGSKTSYKVSQTVAFLHKKYPDLIVDGELQPDFALNEFLLASKFPFSKLVKKRANIFIFPNLESGNLTYKFIRGLGNVQTIGPVMLGMRKPAHVMQMQSSIEEIVNLATLSVIDAQIRKN from the coding sequence ATGAGAAAAAAAAAAAATAGAAGGAGGTTTCGTGAAGAATCTTTAGATTACCATAGTCAATTTCCTTCTGGAAAGATACAAATTTCTCCAACAAAAAAATACAGCAGTCAAAGAGATTTATCTTTAGCATATTCTCCTGGAGTTGCAGAACCTTGCAAAGAAATAGCTCGTTCTTCCAATGAAGTCTATAAATATACATCTAAAGGAAATCTTGTCGCTGTTATAACTAATGGAACTGCTGTATTAGGTCTTGGAGATATTGGAGCATTAGCATCTAAACCGGTTATGGAAGGAAAAGCACTTTTATTTAAAATATTTTCTGGAATTGATGTGTTTGATATAGAAATAGACGAATCTGATCCAGAAAAATTCATAGATGCAGTAAAAGCTATATCTCCAACTTTTGGAGGAATCAATTTAGAAGATATAAAAGCACCAGAAGCTTTTGAAATAGAACGAAGATTGAAATCTGAGTTAAATATTCCAGTAATGCATGATGATCAACATGGAACAGCTATCATTTCAGGAGCGGCATTAATTAATTCTATTAATTATGTTGGAAAAAACATTCATGAAATAAAAATGGTAGTCAATGGAGCAGGAGCGGCAGCAATTTCTTGCACAAGAACCTATAAACAACTTGGAGTCAATCCAAATAACATCCTTATGTTTGATAGTAAAGGATTATTGCATACTTCACGAAAAGATTTAAATGAAGAAAAAAAAGAATTTGCAGTTAACACTTATTCCATTCAAAAATTAGAACAAGCGATTCAAAATGCTGACGTTTTTATAGGACTGTCTGTAGGGGGAGTTTTAACCAAAAAAATGTTAAAAAGTATGGCAAAAGATCCTATTGTTTTTGCGATGGCAAATCCTGATCCAGAAATAGATTACAATTTAGCCGTAAAAATACGACCTGACGTCATTATAGCTACTGGGAGAAGCGATTATCCTAATCAAGTAAATAATGTATTAGGATTTCCCTATATTTTTAGAGGTGCGTTAGATGTTCATGCAAGTATTATTAATGATGAAATGAAATTAGCTGCTATTCATGCGATCGCTTCTTTAGCAAAAGAACCGGTTCCAGAACAAGTTAATGTTGTTTATAATAAAAAAAATATTTTTTTTGGAAAAGAATATATTATTCCTAAACCTTTCGACAATCGGTTAATCACTCGTGTAGCTCCTGCTGTTGCTAAAGCAGCTATGGATTCTGGAGTTGCAAGAAATCCTATCCTAGATTGGAAAATCTACAAAGAAAAATTACTTGATAGAATGGGGTACGAAAGTAAAATCCTAAGAATGATTCAAAATAGAGCTCGTACGAATCCTAAAAAAGTTGTTTTTTGTAATGGAGTAGAATATGAGATTCTAAAATCTGTTCAAATTCTTAATGAAGAAGGAATTGTTTCTCATCCTATTGTTTTAGGAAATGAACATAAAATAAAACGTCTAATAAATGAAAACAATCTAGATGTAGAATTGAAAATAATAGATCCTGAAAAAGAAAAAAATAAAAAAAAAATAGAGAACTATGCTAAAATTCTTTGGAAAAGAAGAAATCGAAAAGGATTAACTCTATATGATGCAAAAATCAGAATGCGTACCCCTGATCATTTTGGTGCAATGATGGTTGATCAAGGAGAAGCAGATGCAGTTATTACAGGGTATTCTAGAAGTTTTTCATTAAGTTTACGCCCCATGTTAGAAGTTATAGGAAGAGCAGAATCTGTTCAGAAAATAGCTGGAATGATGATTTTATTAACTAAACGGGGGCCTCTATTTCTAGCAGATACGGCAGTTATTACAGATCCAACAAGTGAAGAATTAGCTAGAATAGCATTAATGGCTTCTTATGTTGTGAAAGCTTTTAATATAGAACCACATATAGCTATGTTGTCCTTTCAAAATTTTTCTTCTGGCTCTAAAACTTCTTATAAAGTATCTCAAACAGTTGCTTTTTTGCATAAAAAATATCCAGATTTAATAGTAGATGGAGAATTACAACCTGATTTTGCTTTAAATGAATTCTTGTTAGCTAGTAAATTTCCTTTTTCTAAACTTGTTAAAAAAAGAGCAAATATTTTTATTTTTCCAAACTTAGAATCAGGTAATTTAACTTATAAGTTTATTAGAGGATTAGGAAATGTTCAAACTATTGGTCCCGTCATGTTAGGAATGCGAAAACCTGCACATGTAATGCAAATGCAGTCTAGTATAGAAGAAATTGTGAATTTAGCTACTTTATCTGTAATAGATGCACAAATTAGAAAAAACTAA
- the murI gene encoding glutamate racemase, giving the protein MNLKYRKMTSPIGIFDSGIGGLLIAKEIKIHMPNEYIIYFGDNANMPYGEKSKEFIKKCSMKIAYFLYKKNCKAIVIACNTMVTNSLDIIQKEFCKKILIFNVVEPVIKTLVSSKKVGLMATPATIRSNFFKKEIEKYFHHLNLDLIQIETPLLAPIIENGLDKKKINSVIESYLKHLQSIDTLLLACTHYLFFKHEIDSFYHGKVRVIDVQKIVVQYIQKKLHENNLLSIHSTKNPIFYTSSSASSFFQKQVKLIFGKEVFFKQNTRF; this is encoded by the coding sequence ATGAATCTGAAATACAGAAAAATGACATCTCCAATAGGAATATTTGATTCTGGCATTGGAGGGCTTCTTATAGCTAAAGAAATAAAAATTCACATGCCTAATGAATATATTATTTATTTTGGAGATAATGCAAATATGCCTTATGGAGAAAAATCTAAAGAATTTATTAAAAAATGTTCAATGAAAATTGCTTATTTTCTCTATAAAAAAAATTGTAAAGCTATAGTAATAGCTTGTAATACAATGGTTACAAATTCTTTAGATATAATACAAAAAGAATTTTGTAAAAAAATATTAATATTTAATGTGGTAGAACCTGTAATCAAAACATTAGTTTCTTCTAAAAAAGTCGGACTCATGGCTACCCCTGCAACTATCCGTTCAAATTTTTTTAAAAAAGAAATAGAAAAATATTTTCATCATTTAAATTTGGATCTAATCCAAATAGAGACCCCGTTATTAGCTCCTATTATAGAAAATGGATTGGATAAAAAAAAAATAAACTCAGTTATTGAATCTTATTTGAAACATCTACAATCAATAGATACGTTATTGTTAGCTTGTACCCATTATCTATTTTTTAAGCATGAAATAGATAGTTTTTATCATGGAAAAGTACGTGTAATTGATGTACAAAAAATAGTAGTTCAATACATACAAAAAAAATTACATGAAAATAATTTATTATCTATTCATTCAACTAAGAATCCAATTTTTTATACATCTAGTTCTGCATCATCATTTTTCCAAAAACAAGTCAAACTTATTTTTGGAAAAGAAGTTTTTTTCAAACAAAACACACGATTTTAG
- a CDS encoding C40 family peptidase → MFFLFYFHFFSIHLFGNIEYYNNKKKYEKISFRRKKQKSLYNEGKNDLKFFKKKIPKKTDTDSIIQIAKNYIYTPYKYGGNSKKGIDCSAFIKKIFSFYKILLPRVSYHQAKKGFFVPPKKIEKGDLLFFSTEMSKKKINHVGMVVHVENHNSIFFIHASTSNGVIISQLYQKYWKNRFITARRILYSSSE, encoded by the coding sequence TTGTTTTTCTTATTTTACTTTCATTTTTTTTCTATTCATTTATTTGGAAATATAGAGTATTATAATAATAAGAAAAAATATGAGAAGATTTCTTTTAGAAGAAAGAAACAAAAATCATTGTACAATGAGGGAAAAAATGATTTGAAATTTTTTAAAAAAAAAATTCCTAAAAAAACTGATACTGATTCTATTATTCAGATAGCTAAAAATTATATCTATACACCATATAAATATGGTGGAAATTCTAAAAAAGGAATAGATTGTTCTGCCTTTATAAAAAAGATTTTTTCTTTTTACAAAATTTTATTGCCACGTGTCTCTTACCACCAAGCAAAAAAAGGATTTTTCGTACCCCCCAAAAAAATAGAAAAAGGAGATCTCTTATTTTTTTCTACAGAAATGTCTAAAAAAAAAATTAATCATGTAGGAATGGTAGTGCATGTAGAAAATCACAACAGTATATTCTTTATTCATGCCTCTACATCAAATGGAGTAATTATTTCTCAACTGTATCAAAAATATTGGAAGAATAGATTTATTACAGCAAGAAGAATACTTTATTCATCATCAGAATAA
- a CDS encoding 3-phosphoshikimate 1-carboxyvinyltransferase codes for MSSYITIRKLKKNYLCGAISITGSKSISNRLLILKAIYPDDIHIENLSNCQDTEVLNKSLNSIQTSNVFNIHHAGTAMRFLTSYFSIQEGKEVILTGSNRMKERPISGLVDALKKLGSEIYYLEKVGFPPIKIIGKKILGGKIDINAKISSQYISSLMLIASKFDTGLKIYLKEEITSIPYIKMTFDLLNQAGIKVSWSKKIIHILPGKEKVKKCFSIESDWSSASYYYSMAAISKKCNITLKTYKNESLQGDKEISSIYEKYFGISTLFKKNQIILNKKFNFTPLKFIILDLNKTPDIAQTIVVTCASLGVKCLLKGLETLKIKETDRLQALKNELLKLGVKIHITNSDLEIRDFLSKEINSSIRIKTYQDHRMAMSFSPFGLCHSLKIEDPNVVEKSYPDFWKDLKHLGFSIHYSDDE; via the coding sequence ATGTCTTCTTACATTACTATTCGGAAACTAAAAAAAAATTATTTATGTGGAGCCATATCTATAACAGGATCTAAAAGTATCTCGAATCGTCTTTTAATTTTAAAAGCTATTTATCCCGATGATATTCACATAGAAAATCTTTCCAATTGCCAGGATACAGAAGTTTTAAATAAAAGTTTAAATAGCATTCAAACATCTAATGTATTCAATATTCACCATGCTGGAACTGCTATGCGTTTTTTGACTTCTTATTTTTCTATACAAGAAGGAAAAGAAGTCATTTTGACAGGATCAAATAGAATGAAAGAAAGGCCGATATCCGGACTTGTAGATGCTTTAAAAAAATTAGGTTCAGAAATTTATTATTTAGAAAAAGTAGGATTTCCTCCAATAAAAATTATTGGAAAAAAAATTCTAGGAGGAAAAATTGATATTAATGCAAAAATTAGTAGTCAATATATTAGTTCTCTGATGTTAATAGCTAGTAAATTTGATACGGGACTTAAAATTTATTTAAAAGAAGAAATTACATCCATTCCATATATAAAAATGACTTTCGATTTATTAAATCAAGCAGGGATAAAAGTTTCTTGGAGTAAAAAAATTATTCATATTTTACCAGGAAAAGAAAAAGTAAAAAAATGTTTTTCTATAGAATCAGATTGGAGTTCAGCGTCTTATTACTATTCTATGGCTGCTATATCAAAAAAATGCAATATCACTTTAAAAACGTATAAAAATGAAAGTTTACAAGGGGATAAAGAAATCTCTTCCATTTATGAAAAATATTTTGGAATATCTACTCTTTTTAAAAAAAATCAAATTATACTGAATAAAAAGTTCAATTTTACTCCATTAAAATTTATTATTTTAGATCTAAATAAAACTCCAGACATTGCACAAACTATAGTTGTGACTTGTGCATCTCTGGGTGTTAAATGTCTGTTAAAAGGATTAGAAACATTGAAAATTAAAGAAACAGATAGATTACAAGCGTTAAAAAACGAACTACTCAAATTAGGTGTAAAAATACACATTACAAACTCTGATTTAGAAATCAGAGATTTTTTATCAAAAGAAATTAATTCATCTATTCGAATAAAAACTTATCAAGATCACAGAATGGCTATGTCTTTTTCTCCATTTGGATTGTGTCATTCTCTGAAAATTGAGGATCCAAATGTTGTAGAAAAATCATATCCTGATTTTTGGAAAGATTTGAAACATTTAGGATTTTCAATTCATTATTCTGATGATGAATAA
- a CDS encoding nucleotide pyrophosphohydrolase: protein MEIKDLQKLVHDWILTHGIRYFNVLTNTILLSEEVGEVSRIIARNYGEQSPKKNCKNNENLGEELSDVLFVLICLANQTGINLEESFKKKLKKKKIRDHKRHHDNEKLK from the coding sequence TTGGAAATAAAAGATTTGCAAAAATTAGTTCATGATTGGATTCTTACCCATGGAATCCGTTATTTTAACGTATTAACTAACACTATTCTTTTATCTGAAGAAGTAGGTGAAGTTTCTAGAATTATTGCAAGAAACTATGGAGAACAATCTCCAAAAAAAAATTGCAAAAACAATGAAAATCTTGGTGAAGAATTATCGGATGTCTTATTTGTTTTGATTTGTTTGGCGAATCAAACTGGAATTAATTTAGAAGAGTCTTTTAAAAAAAAACTAAAAAAAAAGAAAATAAGAGATCATAAAAGACACCATGATAATGAAAAACTAAAATAA
- a CDS encoding transketolase family protein, translating into MKLYENKGLKETRAGFGNALTLLGRKNKKIVVLCADLTSSLFMKKFSKEFPERFFQIGIAEANMMCIASGLSIGKYIPFAGTFANFATSRVYDQIRQSIAYSRKNVKICASHSGLTLGEDGATHQSLEDIGMMKMLPGMTVINTCDYNQTYAATLAIADYSGPVYLRFGRPSVVNFTEENQKFEIGKAILLKKGKDVTIISTGHLVWESLEASRILYEKKGINCEVINIHTIKPLDEKTILNSIKKTKCVVTAEEHNYLGGLGESISRIITTNNKKYPIYQSIVAVNDTFGESGKPMELLSKYKIDRESIIDHVKRILKKKNLYNNN; encoded by the coding sequence ATGAAACTATATGAAAATAAAGGATTAAAAGAAACTAGAGCAGGATTCGGAAATGCTTTGACTTTATTAGGTAGAAAAAATAAAAAAATTGTAGTATTATGTGCTGATTTGACTAGTTCATTATTTATGAAAAAATTTTCCAAAGAATTTCCTGAACGATTTTTTCAGATTGGAATTGCAGAAGCTAATATGATGTGCATTGCATCTGGACTTAGCATTGGAAAATATATTCCTTTTGCTGGAACATTCGCAAATTTTGCTACATCTCGCGTATATGATCAAATCCGTCAGTCTATAGCTTATTCACGAAAAAATGTAAAAATATGTGCTTCTCATTCTGGGTTAACCTTAGGTGAAGATGGAGCAACACATCAAAGTTTGGAAGATATAGGAATGATGAAAATGTTGCCTGGAATGACTGTTATTAACACTTGTGATTACAATCAAACTTATGCGGCAACTTTAGCTATTGCTGATTACTCTGGTCCCGTTTATTTACGTTTTGGACGTCCTTCTGTAGTTAATTTTACGGAAGAAAATCAAAAGTTTGAAATTGGAAAAGCGATTCTTTTAAAAAAAGGAAAAGATGTAACTATTATTAGCACAGGCCATTTGGTATGGGAATCTTTAGAAGCATCTAGAATATTATACGAAAAAAAAGGAATTAATTGTGAAGTTATTAATATTCATACAATAAAACCATTAGATGAAAAAACCATATTAAATTCTATTAAAAAAACAAAATGTGTTGTCACTGCAGAGGAACATAATTATTTAGGAGGATTAGGAGAAAGTATTTCTAGAATTATTACTACTAATAATAAAAAGTATCCTATTTATCAAAGTATAGTAGCAGTAAACGATACTTTTGGAGAAAGTGGAAAACCAATGGAATTATTAAGTAAATATAAAATAGATCGTGAATCAATCATAGATCATGTAAAAAGAATACTTAAAAAAAAAAACCTCTATAATAATAATTGA
- a CDS encoding transketolase, producing the protein MNIRDLKDLCSQVRRDILRMVNNANSGHPGGSLGCTEYLVALYKEIMYFNPKKFTMDGEGEDLFFLSNGHISPVYYSVLARSGFFSVKELSTFRKLNSRLQGHPSIHRGLPGIRISSGSLGQGMSVAIGAAISKRLNKEFNRLIYSLHGDGELNEGQIWEAVLYAGANHIDNYIATVDYNGVQIDGPTDQVLSLGNLKKKFESFNWIVLEELGGNNIEKVINILKKAKNETGKKKPVLIILYTKMGYGVDFMEGNYIWHGKSPNQEELEKALSQLPKTPLGDYPI; encoded by the coding sequence ATGAATATACGTGATTTAAAAGATTTATGTTCTCAAGTAAGAAGAGATATATTACGTATGGTAAATAATGCAAATTCTGGTCATCCTGGTGGATCATTAGGATGCACAGAATACTTGGTAGCTTTATATAAAGAAATCATGTATTTTAATCCAAAAAAATTTACTATGGATGGAGAAGGAGAAGATCTTTTTTTTCTGTCAAATGGTCATATCTCTCCTGTTTATTATAGTGTGTTAGCTCGTTCGGGTTTTTTTTCTGTAAAAGAATTATCAACTTTCAGAAAACTAAATTCTCGTTTACAAGGGCATCCTTCCATACATAGAGGACTCCCCGGAATCCGAATCTCTTCTGGATCCTTAGGTCAAGGAATGTCAGTAGCAATTGGGGCGGCCATATCAAAAAGATTGAATAAAGAATTTAATAGATTGATTTACAGCCTACATGGAGATGGAGAATTAAATGAAGGGCAAATATGGGAAGCTGTTTTATATGCAGGAGCAAATCATATAGATAATTATATAGCTACTGTAGATTATAATGGGGTACAAATAGATGGACCTACCGATCAAGTTCTTTCTCTTGGAAATCTTAAAAAAAAATTTGAATCTTTTAATTGGATAGTTTTAGAAGAATTAGGAGGAAACAATATAGAAAAAGTCATTAATATTTTAAAAAAAGCAAAAAATGAAACTGGAAAAAAAAAACCAGTTTTAATTATTTTATATACAAAAATGGGGTATGGAGTAGATTTTATGGAAGGAAATTATATATGGCATGGAAAATCTCCTAATCAAGAGGAATTAGAAAAAGCACTTTCTCAACTCCCTAAAACTCCTTTAGGAGATTACCCAATCTGA
- the smpB gene encoding SsrA-binding protein SmpB — MSILNRKSKFKYNFLDEYVAGIQLLGHEVKAIRQNQANITESFCQIKNGELYSINMDISEYKFGTNWNHQSRRERKLLLNKKELKRIEKKLKDPGLTVIPTKLFINNKGYVKLKIVLAKGKKVYDKREYIRKKDIFRELNS; from the coding sequence ATGAGTATCCTAAACAGAAAATCGAAATTCAAATATAATTTTTTAGATGAATATGTAGCTGGTATACAATTGCTTGGACATGAAGTTAAAGCTATAAGACAAAATCAAGCTAATATTACGGAAAGTTTTTGTCAGATAAAAAATGGAGAATTGTATTCCATTAACATGGATATCTCTGAATACAAATTTGGAACCAATTGGAATCATCAAAGTAGAAGAGAAAGAAAATTATTATTAAATAAAAAAGAATTAAAAAGAATAGAAAAAAAATTAAAGGATCCAGGACTTACTGTGATTCCCACTAAATTATTTATAAATAATAAAGGATATGTAAAATTAAAAATTGTTTTAGCGAAAGGAAAAAAAGTTTACGATAAACGTGAATATATAAGAAAAAAAGATATTTTTCGTGAATTAAATTCATGA